One Mycolicibacterium parafortuitum DNA segment encodes these proteins:
- a CDS encoding ABC transporter permease, whose amino-acid sequence MASTYVPRPLAPFVRLYRKSTPPVARLGHMLVFFVRALLAIPLALRHYRAEFVRLLSDIAWGNGSLVVGGGTAGVAIVLGVTVGALVGIEGYNFLDLLGLGPATGIISSLVNTRELAPIALSLAFATQAGCRFTAQLGSMRIAEEIDALDSLAIRPIPYLVTTRLMASVVAVIPLYVLCLAVSYLTTQLVVMAISGGASGSYMHYFTLMLSGQDILYSLLKAIIFVWIATTIQCYYGFYASGGPEGVGVAAGHAMRASITVVIIVNMLLTMALWNVDSGARFGG is encoded by the coding sequence ATGGCGTCGACCTACGTACCGCGGCCGTTGGCGCCGTTCGTCCGGCTGTACCGCAAGAGCACACCGCCGGTCGCCCGGCTGGGCCACATGCTGGTGTTCTTCGTGCGCGCGCTGCTGGCGATCCCGCTGGCGCTGCGCCACTATCGAGCCGAGTTCGTCCGCCTGCTGTCCGACATCGCCTGGGGCAACGGTTCTCTGGTCGTCGGCGGCGGCACCGCCGGGGTGGCGATCGTGCTGGGTGTCACCGTCGGTGCACTGGTCGGCATCGAGGGGTACAACTTCCTCGACCTGCTGGGGCTGGGCCCGGCGACCGGCATCATCAGCTCGCTGGTGAACACCCGCGAGCTCGCGCCGATCGCGTTGTCGCTGGCGTTCGCGACCCAGGCCGGGTGCCGGTTCACCGCCCAGCTGGGCTCGATGCGCATCGCCGAGGAGATCGACGCGCTGGATTCCCTTGCGATCCGGCCGATCCCGTACCTGGTGACCACCCGGCTGATGGCCTCGGTGGTCGCGGTGATCCCGCTCTACGTGCTGTGCCTGGCCGTCAGCTACCTGACCACCCAACTGGTGGTGATGGCGATCAGCGGTGGAGCGTCGGGCTCCTACATGCACTACTTCACCCTGATGCTGTCCGGGCAGGACATCCTGTACTCGCTGCTGAAGGCGATCATCTTCGTCTGGATCGCCACCACGATCCAGTGCTACTACGGCTTCTACGCCAGCGGTGGTCCCGAAGGGGTCGGGGTCGCCGCCGGGCATGCCATGCGCGCCAGCATCACCGTCGTGATCATCGTGAACATGCTGCTCACCATGGCGCTGTGGAATGTCGACTCCGGAGCAAGGTTCGGGGGTTAG
- a CDS encoding MlaE family ABC transporter permease yields MTTADQPVRRDDSVHVVQDWAGGYLRRHPLASLATVGEQFVLAVRTLQYFFIDLFTGKFKWGEFVRQGAFMAGTAVLPTVLVALPIGVTLSIQFALLAGQVGATSLAGAASGLAVIRQAASLTAAILMAAAVGSAITADLGSRKMREETDAMEVMGVSVIRRLVVPRFAAAIMIGVALTGVVCFVGFLASYLFNVYFQNGAPGSFVATFASFTTTGDMIVAMIKAVIFGAIVAVVSCQKGLSTKGGPTGVANSVNAAVVESILILMVVNVAISQLYIMLFPRVGL; encoded by the coding sequence ATGACGACTGCGGATCAGCCGGTTCGCCGCGATGATTCCGTCCACGTCGTCCAGGACTGGGCCGGCGGTTATCTCCGTCGTCACCCGCTCGCCTCGCTGGCGACGGTCGGCGAACAGTTCGTCCTCGCCGTCCGGACGTTGCAGTACTTCTTCATCGATCTGTTCACCGGCAAGTTCAAATGGGGTGAGTTCGTCCGGCAGGGCGCGTTCATGGCCGGCACCGCGGTGCTGCCGACGGTGTTGGTGGCGTTGCCGATCGGGGTCACCCTGTCGATCCAGTTCGCACTGCTGGCCGGTCAGGTCGGCGCGACATCGCTGGCCGGGGCGGCCAGCGGCCTCGCGGTCATCCGCCAGGCCGCTTCGCTGACCGCGGCGATCCTGATGGCCGCCGCCGTCGGTTCGGCGATCACCGCCGATCTCGGTTCCCGCAAGATGCGCGAGGAGACCGACGCGATGGAGGTGATGGGCGTTTCGGTGATCCGGCGCCTCGTGGTGCCCCGGTTCGCCGCGGCGATCATGATCGGCGTCGCGCTGACCGGTGTGGTGTGCTTCGTCGGCTTCCTCGCGAGCTACCTGTTCAATGTCTACTTCCAGAACGGTGCGCCGGGCAGCTTCGTCGCGACGTTCGCGTCGTTCACCACCACCGGCGACATGATCGTCGCGATGATCAAGGCCGTCATCTTCGGCGCGATCGTCGCGGTGGTGTCCTGCCAGAAGGGGTTGTCCACCAAGGGTGGGCCGACCGGCGTCGCGAATTCGGTGAACGCCGCCGTGGTCGAGTCGATCCTGATCCTGATGGTCGTCAACGTCGCGATCAGTCAGCTCTACATCATGCTGTTCCCCCGGGTGGGGCTCTGA
- a CDS encoding TetR/AcrR family transcriptional regulator — MAATADVRDARRRPKDRKQQIARASAEAFSELGYHAVSMEDIASRVGVTAASLYRHYSGKYDLFRAAVLGLGEQLVSATEFADDDTDGTPEQRWDRIVAALIDAVIKTRASGGLYRWEARYLQPADQAISNAQIKLVNRRLQRPLSALRPELDSRQRWTVTAAVLSAIGSTCDHRAKLPANEIRRLLAQLARQLRDADLPPIPRRDKPRRRPDPAIGPAGEYEAILATALRLFNAHGYRETGMDDIASAIGLPVSTIYRFFSGKAAVLTAIYRRAADRVSGDMSTILATAPDERSAVGQLIDAYVWRSFADPELAYVYYAEQINVPAEDRAALHNIQRAIVESWARQVVAARPGLTVRQARFAVHAALGLVVDIGRLERYANTDSSRQLVGGLLRVLLLPERP, encoded by the coding sequence ATGGCAGCCACCGCGGACGTTCGCGACGCGCGAAGGCGCCCCAAAGATCGTAAGCAGCAGATCGCGCGCGCGTCAGCGGAAGCGTTCAGTGAACTTGGCTATCACGCGGTCAGCATGGAGGACATCGCTTCGCGGGTGGGTGTCACGGCCGCGTCGCTGTACCGCCACTACTCGGGCAAGTACGACCTGTTCCGTGCGGCCGTACTCGGGCTCGGCGAGCAGCTGGTCTCGGCGACGGAGTTCGCCGACGACGACACCGACGGCACCCCCGAGCAGCGGTGGGACCGCATCGTCGCGGCATTGATCGACGCGGTGATCAAGACCCGCGCCAGCGGTGGGCTGTACCGCTGGGAGGCGAGGTATCTGCAACCGGCGGATCAGGCGATCTCCAACGCGCAGATCAAGCTGGTCAACCGGCGCCTGCAGCGGCCGCTGTCGGCGCTGCGCCCCGAGCTCGACAGCCGGCAGCGCTGGACCGTGACCGCCGCGGTGCTCAGCGCCATCGGCAGCACCTGCGACCACCGGGCCAAGCTCCCGGCCAACGAGATCCGTCGATTGCTGGCGCAGTTGGCCCGCCAGTTGCGCGACGCCGATCTGCCCCCGATTCCGCGCCGCGACAAGCCGCGACGCCGCCCCGATCCGGCGATCGGTCCCGCCGGCGAGTACGAGGCCATCCTTGCCACGGCGCTGCGGTTGTTCAACGCGCACGGATACCGCGAGACCGGAATGGACGACATCGCGTCGGCGATCGGGCTGCCCGTATCGACGATCTACCGATTCTTCAGCGGTAAGGCCGCGGTGCTGACCGCGATCTACCGACGCGCCGCCGACCGGGTCTCCGGCGACATGAGCACGATCCTGGCGACGGCGCCCGACGAACGCAGCGCCGTCGGCCAGTTGATCGACGCCTACGTGTGGCGCTCGTTCGCCGATCCGGAACTGGCCTACGTGTACTACGCCGAACAGATCAACGTGCCCGCCGAAGACCGGGCCGCACTGCACAACATCCAGCGCGCCATCGTCGAGTCGTGGGCCCGCCAGGTCGTTGCAGCCCGCCCGGGTCTGACGGTCCGGCAGGCAAGATTCGCTGTGCACGCCGCGCTCGGTCTCGTCGTCGACATCGGCCGGTTGGAGCGCTACGCCAACACCGACTCGTCGCGTCAGCTCGTCGGCGGTCTTCTACGGGTGCTGTTGCTTCCCGAACGTCCTTAG